A window from Culex pipiens pallens isolate TS chromosome 3, TS_CPP_V2, whole genome shotgun sequence encodes these proteins:
- the LOC120430372 gene encoding paraplegin-like, with translation MDSFTQMGRIKFTPVDPVDEGQEVFFKDVACLQETKQEMMEFVELKAPDRLGQRFLNLLYLWVHLSVLAKAVAIQAQVPFLSMN, from the coding sequence ATGGATAGTTTCACGCAGATGGGGCGGATCAAGTTTACGCCGGTAGATCCAGTGGATGAAGGTCAGGAGGTTTTCTTCAAGGACGTCGCTTGTCTTCAGGAGACGAAGCAGGAGATGATGGAATTTGTCGAATTGAAGGCACCGGACCGGCTGGGGCAAAGGTTCCTAAACTTGCTCTACCTCTGGGTTCACCTGAGTGTGTTGGCGAAGGCGGTGGCCATCCAGGCGCAGGTTCCATTCCTCAGCATGAACTGA